The following are encoded together in the Serratia odorifera genome:
- a CDS encoding amino acid permease, producing MRNDETQPSQLRRGLNARHIRFMALGSAIGTGLFYGSAGAIQLAGPAVLLAYLVGGAAVFMVMRALGEMAVHQPVSGSFGHYASHYLGPLAGFLTGWTYTFEMVIVALADVTAFGIYMGLWFPDVAQWVWVLSIIFFIGALNLCNVKVFGEMEFWLSLIKVAAIVAMIVGGAAVMLFGFGQTQAATGFDNLWQHGGFMPNGIGGVVASLAVVMFAFGGIEIIGITASEAKDPAKMLPRAINAVPLRILLFYVLTLLVLMAIYPWNSIGQNGSPFVEIFSSLGISSAAHLLNLVVITAAISAINSDIFGAGRMMYGMAQEGQAPKSFTRLTGNGVPWMTVLVMSLALLLGVVLNYLIPKQVFMIIASIATFATVWVWLMILLSQIAMRRTLSKAEIASLSFPVPWWPLAPLLATAFMFFVIGLLGYFEESRIALYVGLVWVALLTLAYWMWVRKKGGGSPVATSPQGL from the coding sequence ATGCGTAACGACGAAACACAACCTTCTCAGTTGCGGCGCGGCCTGAACGCGCGGCACATTCGTTTTATGGCGCTCGGTTCAGCCATTGGTACCGGGCTGTTTTACGGTTCGGCCGGCGCTATCCAACTGGCCGGGCCGGCGGTACTGCTGGCCTACCTGGTCGGCGGCGCGGCGGTGTTCATGGTGATGCGTGCACTGGGAGAAATGGCGGTACACCAGCCGGTTTCCGGTTCGTTCGGCCACTATGCCAGTCACTACCTCGGCCCGCTGGCCGGTTTTCTGACCGGCTGGACCTATACCTTCGAAATGGTGATCGTCGCACTGGCGGACGTCACCGCCTTCGGCATTTACATGGGGCTGTGGTTCCCGGATGTCGCCCAGTGGGTGTGGGTATTGAGCATTATCTTCTTCATTGGCGCGCTCAACCTGTGCAACGTCAAGGTGTTTGGCGAAATGGAATTCTGGCTGTCGCTGATCAAGGTCGCCGCGATCGTGGCGATGATCGTCGGCGGCGCGGCGGTCATGCTGTTTGGCTTCGGCCAGACCCAGGCCGCCACCGGCTTTGACAACCTGTGGCAACACGGCGGTTTTATGCCGAACGGCATCGGCGGCGTGGTGGCCTCGCTGGCGGTGGTGATGTTCGCCTTTGGCGGTATCGAAATCATTGGCATCACCGCCAGTGAAGCAAAGGATCCGGCCAAAATGCTACCGCGGGCGATCAATGCGGTACCGTTGCGCATCCTGCTGTTTTACGTGCTGACGCTGCTGGTACTGATGGCGATATACCCGTGGAACAGCATCGGCCAGAACGGCAGCCCGTTTGTCGAGATCTTCAGCAGTCTGGGCATCAGCTCTGCCGCTCACCTGCTTAACCTGGTGGTGATCACCGCCGCCATTTCCGCCATCAACAGCGATATTTTCGGCGCCGGCCGCATGATGTACGGCATGGCGCAGGAAGGTCAGGCGCCGAAGAGCTTTACCCGGCTGACCGGCAACGGCGTGCCGTGGATGACGGTGCTGGTGATGTCGCTGGCGCTGCTGCTGGGGGTGGTGCTCAACTACCTGATACCGAAACAGGTATTTATGATCATCGCCTCTATCGCTACCTTCGCCACCGTCTGGGTGTGGCTGATGATCCTGCTGTCGCAGATCGCCATGCGCCGCACGCTGAGCAAGGCGGAGATTGCCAGCCTGAGCTTCCCGGTACCGTGGTGGCCGCTGGCCCCCTTGCTGGCGACGGCGTTTATGTTCTTTGTGATTGGCCTGCTCGGTTACTTCGAGGAAAGCCGGATCGCACTGTATGTCGGACTGGTCTGGGTGGCATTGCTCACCCTGGCTTACTGGATGTGGGTGCGCAAAAAAGGCGGGGGATCACCTGTCGCCACCTCACCCCAGGGTCTGTAG
- a CDS encoding glycine betaine ABC transporter substrate-binding protein has translation MEQAVGTNDIQVFAEEWIGRSEVWNKAEKAGKAVSVGAPIVGAVEGWYVPRYVVEGDAKRNIKPSAPDLKSIPDLAKYAQVFKDQEEPNKGRFYNCPAGWTCELDNTAILKKFKLDDKLTNFRPGTGPALDTAILSSYRRGEPILFYYWSPTPLMGQLDLVKLEEPGVDKNIQIKVGLSSVFNQQAPELVAVLGKINLPLDLLNQNLARMSKERIRSDKLALEFFKQHPEIWQSWVSEDAAKKIQASL, from the coding sequence ATGGAGCAGGCGGTCGGCACCAACGATATCCAGGTGTTTGCCGAAGAGTGGATTGGCCGCAGTGAAGTGTGGAACAAGGCCGAAAAAGCCGGCAAGGCGGTCAGCGTCGGCGCGCCAATCGTTGGTGCGGTGGAAGGCTGGTATGTGCCACGCTATGTGGTCGAAGGCGACGCCAAACGTAACATCAAGCCGTCGGCGCCCGATCTGAAAAGCATTCCGGATCTGGCGAAGTACGCGCAGGTATTCAAGGATCAGGAAGAGCCGAACAAAGGCCGCTTCTATAACTGTCCGGCGGGCTGGACCTGCGAGCTGGACAACACCGCCATCCTGAAAAAATTCAAACTGGACGACAAGCTGACCAATTTCCGCCCCGGCACCGGACCGGCGCTGGATACCGCCATTCTCTCCAGCTACCGCCGCGGCGAACCGATCCTGTTCTACTACTGGTCGCCTACGCCGCTGATGGGTCAGCTCGATTTGGTCAAACTGGAAGAACCCGGCGTGGATAAAAACATTCAGATCAAAGTCGGTCTTTCCAGCGTCTTCAATCAGCAGGCGCCAGAACTGGTGGCGGTGCTGGGCAAGATCAATCTGCCGCTCGATCTGCTGAACCAGAATCTGGCACGGATGAGCAAAGAGCGCATCCGTTCAGACAAGCTGGCGCTGGAGTTCTTCAAGCAGCACCCGGAAATCTGGCAAAGCTGGGTGAGCGAAGACGCAGCGAAGAAAATCCAGGCGTCCCTGTAA
- a CDS encoding ABC transporter permease translates to MFPERFTFSIADWINGWVDILVNNYGDMFRNISDSLLWAVIQLEGLLRATPWWLMLAVVGLLAWHATRRWLPTAVMVGLLLLVGAAGMWDKLMQTLALVLVATLLAVIIGIPQGILAARSDRVRAVMMPLMDVMQTMPSFVYLIPVLMLFGLGKVPAILATVIYATPPLIRLTDLGIRQVDKEVMESVTAFGANRWQKLFGVQLPLALPSIMAGINQTTMMSLSMVVVASMIGARGLGEDVLVGIQTLNVGLGLEAGLAIVILAVVIDRITQAYGRSAVVARES, encoded by the coding sequence ATGTTTCCAGAACGCTTTACCTTCTCGATTGCCGATTGGATTAATGGCTGGGTCGATATCCTGGTCAACAACTACGGCGATATGTTTCGCAACATTTCCGACAGCCTGCTGTGGGCGGTGATTCAACTGGAAGGCCTGCTGCGTGCTACGCCGTGGTGGCTAATGCTGGCGGTCGTCGGCTTGCTGGCCTGGCATGCGACCCGCCGCTGGCTGCCGACAGCGGTGATGGTCGGGCTGCTGCTGCTGGTTGGCGCCGCCGGCATGTGGGACAAACTGATGCAAACGCTGGCGCTGGTGCTGGTTGCTACGCTGCTGGCGGTGATCATCGGCATCCCACAGGGTATTTTGGCCGCGCGCAGCGATCGCGTGCGGGCGGTGATGATGCCGCTGATGGACGTAATGCAGACCATGCCAAGCTTTGTCTATCTGATCCCGGTGCTGATGCTGTTCGGCCTGGGCAAGGTGCCAGCGATCCTGGCGACGGTGATTTACGCCACGCCGCCGCTGATCCGCCTGACCGATCTGGGTATTCGCCAGGTCGATAAGGAAGTGATGGAGTCGGTCACCGCATTTGGTGCCAACCGGTGGCAAAAACTGTTCGGCGTCCAGCTGCCGCTGGCACTGCCGAGCATTATGGCCGGTATCAACCAAACCACCATGATGTCGCTGTCAATGGTGGTGGTGGCGTCGATGATCGGCGCACGCGGGCTGGGCGAGGACGTACTGGTGGGCATCCAGACGCTGAACGTCGGGCTGGGGCTGGAAGCCGGCCTGGCCATTGTCATTCTCGCCGTGGTCATTGACCGCATCACTCAGGCCTATGGCCGCTCTGCGGTTGTTGCGAGGGAATCCTGA
- a CDS encoding quaternary amine ABC transporter ATP-binding protein, producing MNKIEIKNVYKIFGQRTTEALALSQQGKTKPEVQSATGCVIGVHDLSMSIAAGEIFVIMGLSGSGKSTLVRHFNRLIEPTSGEILVDGEDILRYDEKQLEHFRRHKISMVFQSFGLLPHKTVLENVGYGLKVRGETREVFQARAQHWIDTVGLKGYEKSYPHQLSGGMRQRVGLARALATDTDIILLDEAFSALDPLIRAEMQDQLLALQKELHKTLVFITHDLDEAVRIGNRIAILKDGKLIQVGTPQEILNNPADEYVNRFVQRRLALDENMQKPRPMMMASA from the coding sequence ATGAATAAAATCGAAATCAAAAACGTTTACAAGATCTTCGGCCAACGCACCACCGAGGCGCTGGCGCTGAGCCAGCAAGGGAAAACCAAGCCAGAGGTGCAGTCAGCAACCGGCTGCGTGATCGGCGTACACGATCTGTCGATGAGCATCGCTGCCGGTGAGATTTTTGTCATTATGGGGTTGTCCGGATCGGGAAAATCCACCCTGGTGCGCCACTTCAACCGCCTGATCGAGCCGACCAGCGGCGAGATCCTGGTCGACGGCGAAGACATTCTGCGCTACGACGAAAAACAGCTCGAACATTTTCGCCGGCACAAAATCAGTATGGTGTTCCAGAGCTTCGGCCTGCTGCCGCATAAGACGGTGCTGGAGAACGTCGGCTACGGCCTGAAGGTGCGCGGTGAAACCAGAGAAGTTTTTCAGGCGCGAGCGCAACACTGGATCGACACCGTTGGCCTGAAAGGCTATGAGAAATCCTATCCGCATCAACTTTCCGGCGGTATGCGCCAACGCGTCGGACTGGCGCGCGCCCTGGCCACCGACACCGATATCATTCTGCTGGATGAAGCGTTCAGCGCCCTCGATCCGCTGATCCGCGCCGAGATGCAGGATCAACTGCTGGCACTGCAAAAAGAGCTGCATAAGACGCTGGTATTCATCACTCACGATCTGGATGAAGCGGTACGCATCGGTAACCGTATCGCCATCTTGAAGGACGGCAAGCTGATCCAGGTCGGCACCCCGCAGGAGATCCTGAATAATCCGGCAGATGAATACGTCAACCGTTTTGTACAGCGCCGATTGGCGCTGGATGAAAACATGCAAAAACCGCGTCCAATGATGATGGCCAGCGCCTGA
- the hutU gene encoding urocanate hydratase — MTANNKVRNVDVRAPRGTTLNAKSWLTEAPLRMLMNNLDPEVAENPHELVVYGGIGRAARDWDCYDKIVATLKTLEDDETLLVQSGKPVGVFKTHSNAPRVLIANSNLVPHWATWEHFNELDAKGLAMYGQMTAGSWIYIGSQGIVQGTYETFVEAGRQHYDGKLQGRWVLTAGLGGMGGAQPLAATLAGACSLNIECQQSRIDFRLKTRYVDEQANDLDDALARIKRYTADGKAVSIALCGNAADILPELVKRGVRPDMVTDQTSAHDPLNGYLPKGWSWEEYRERAQREPARVVQAAKQSMAEHVQAMLAFQQMGIPTFDYGNNIRQMAKEMGVDNAFDFPGFVPAYIRPLFCRGVGPFRWAALSGDPQDIYKTDAMVKELIPDDAHLHHWLDMARERISFQGLPARICWVGLGQRAKLGLAFNEMVRRGELSAPIVIGRDHLDSGSVASPNRETEAMQDGSDAVSDWPLLNALLNTASGATWVSLHHGGGVGMGFSQHSGMVIVCDGSDEAAERIARVLHNDPATGVMRHADAGYDIAIDCAREQGLNLPMIAATQGNKA, encoded by the coding sequence GTGACTGCAAATAACAAAGTTCGCAACGTCGATGTACGCGCGCCTCGCGGCACAACACTAAACGCAAAAAGCTGGCTGACCGAAGCACCGCTGCGCATGCTGATGAACAACCTCGATCCGGAGGTCGCGGAAAACCCGCACGAACTGGTGGTATACGGCGGTATCGGCCGAGCTGCCCGCGACTGGGACTGCTACGACAAAATTGTCGCTACCCTGAAAACGCTGGAAGACGACGAAACGCTGCTGGTGCAATCCGGCAAACCGGTCGGCGTGTTCAAGACCCACAGCAACGCGCCGCGCGTGCTGATCGCCAACTCCAACCTGGTGCCCCACTGGGCCACCTGGGAACACTTCAACGAACTGGATGCCAAAGGCCTGGCAATGTACGGCCAAATGACCGCCGGCAGCTGGATTTACATCGGCAGCCAGGGCATCGTACAGGGCACCTATGAAACCTTCGTCGAAGCCGGCCGTCAGCATTACGACGGCAAGCTGCAGGGCCGCTGGGTTCTGACCGCCGGTCTGGGCGGCATGGGCGGTGCGCAACCGCTGGCCGCCACGCTGGCCGGCGCCTGTTCGCTGAACATCGAATGCCAGCAAAGCCGCATCGATTTCCGCCTGAAGACCCGCTACGTCGACGAACAGGCTAACGATCTGGACGACGCGCTGGCGCGCATCAAACGCTATACCGCCGACGGTAAAGCGGTGTCCATTGCCCTGTGCGGCAACGCGGCAGACATTCTGCCGGAGCTGGTGAAACGCGGCGTACGCCCGGACATGGTGACCGACCAAACCAGCGCCCACGATCCGCTGAACGGCTATCTGCCAAAAGGCTGGAGTTGGGAAGAATACCGTGAACGCGCGCAGCGCGAACCGGCGCGGGTCGTACAGGCCGCCAAGCAATCGATGGCCGAGCACGTACAGGCGATGCTGGCGTTCCAGCAAATGGGCATTCCGACCTTCGATTACGGCAACAACATCCGTCAAATGGCCAAAGAAATGGGCGTCGACAATGCCTTTGACTTCCCGGGCTTCGTACCGGCGTATATCCGCCCGCTGTTCTGTCGTGGCGTCGGCCCGTTCCGCTGGGCTGCGCTGTCTGGCGATCCGCAGGACATCTACAAAACCGACGCCATGGTCAAAGAGCTGATCCCGGACGACGCGCACCTGCACCACTGGCTGGACATGGCCCGCGAGCGCATCAGCTTCCAGGGGCTGCCGGCACGTATCTGCTGGGTTGGCCTTGGTCAACGCGCCAAGCTGGGCCTGGCGTTCAATGAGATGGTGCGCCGCGGCGAGCTTTCCGCACCGATCGTTATCGGCCGTGACCACCTCGACTCCGGCTCGGTCGCCAGTCCGAACCGCGAAACCGAAGCCATGCAGGACGGCTCCGACGCCGTTTCCGACTGGCCGCTGCTCAACGCCCTGCTGAATACCGCCAGCGGCGCAACCTGGGTTTCACTGCACCACGGCGGCGGCGTCGGCATGGGCTTTTCACAGCATTCCGGCATGGTGATCGTCTGCGACGGTAGCGACGAAGCCGCCGAACGCATCGCCCGCGTACTGCATAACGATCCAGCTACCGGCGTAATGCGTCATGCCGATGCCGGTTACGACATCGCCATCGACTGCGCGCGCGAACAGGGCCTGAACCTGCCGATGATCGCTGCGACTCAGGGGAACAAAGCATGA
- a CDS encoding MFS transporter, translated as MAFSSELNIQQAIDDSRFSLFHWTLIILGFLILAIDGFDTAAMGYIAPSVAKDWGIVKQDLGPVLSAALLGLSLGALVAGPMSDRIGRKRVLVFSCLFFGLSSLATAYAGSLNSLTLWRFLTGLGLGAAMPNAITLISEYAPQRCRSLAINTMYCGFPLGAAGGGAISSWLIPAYGWHSVLLLGAIAPLVLTVLLVLFLPESVKYMVNRGHDAQKIKRIAQRFVSQNISHVTHFLLYEEKLATSKTSVGLLFSGPYLVGTLMLWITYFMGLVIYYVLLSWMPILMQGLGYQLEQSALLTSLFTFGGTLGILIAGWLMDRWNAHKVVSSGFVVTALLIAAMAMEDRHIVLLGALIFLMGIAMNGAQSGLQTLAATYYPTHSRATGIAWMQGIGRFGGVAGTLTGAQLLALQWEVQSILMFLCVPALVAAIATVFKMTRRPLLQPAS; from the coding sequence ATGGCATTTTCCAGCGAGTTGAATATCCAGCAGGCAATTGACGACAGCAGGTTTTCGTTATTCCACTGGACCCTGATTATCCTCGGCTTTCTGATCCTGGCAATTGACGGCTTCGACACCGCAGCAATGGGTTACATTGCGCCGTCGGTGGCAAAAGACTGGGGTATCGTCAAACAGGATCTCGGGCCGGTGCTGAGCGCCGCGCTGTTAGGTCTGTCGCTCGGCGCCCTGGTGGCCGGGCCAATGTCTGACCGCATCGGCCGCAAGCGGGTGCTGGTGTTTTCCTGTCTGTTCTTCGGGCTGTCCAGCCTGGCCACCGCCTATGCCGGTTCGCTGAACAGCCTGACGCTGTGGCGTTTCCTTACCGGCCTGGGCCTGGGTGCGGCGATGCCCAATGCCATCACGCTGATTTCTGAATACGCGCCGCAGCGCTGTCGGTCGCTGGCGATCAACACCATGTACTGCGGCTTTCCGCTGGGCGCGGCGGGGGGCGGTGCCATCTCGTCCTGGTTGATTCCGGCGTACGGCTGGCACAGCGTGCTGCTGCTGGGCGCCATTGCTCCACTGGTGCTAACGGTGTTGCTGGTGCTGTTTTTGCCGGAATCGGTCAAATATATGGTCAATCGCGGCCATGATGCGCAAAAAATCAAGCGCATCGCCCAGCGCTTTGTCAGCCAGAACATCAGTCATGTCACCCACTTCCTGCTGTACGAAGAAAAACTGGCCACCTCGAAAACCAGCGTTGGGTTGTTGTTCAGCGGCCCGTACCTGGTCGGTACCCTGATGCTATGGATCACCTACTTTATGGGGCTGGTGATCTACTACGTACTGCTCAGCTGGATGCCGATCCTGATGCAGGGTCTGGGTTACCAGTTGGAACAATCCGCGCTGCTGACTTCGCTGTTCACCTTTGGCGGTACGCTAGGCATTTTGATCGCCGGCTGGCTGATGGATCGCTGGAATGCGCATAAGGTGGTGTCGAGTGGCTTTGTCGTCACCGCGCTGCTGATCGCGGCCATGGCGATGGAAGACCGTCATATCGTACTGCTCGGGGCGTTGATCTTCCTGATGGGCATCGCGATGAACGGCGCGCAGTCCGGGCTGCAAACGCTGGCGGCCACCTATTACCCTACCCATAGCCGCGCTACCGGTATCGCCTGGATGCAGGGCATTGGGCGCTTTGGCGGCGTAGCCGGTACCTTAACCGGCGCGCAACTGCTGGCACTGCAATGGGAGGTGCAAAGCATCCTGATGTTCCTGTGCGTGCCGGCGCTGGTCGCCGCCATCGCCACCGTGTTCAAGATGACGCGTCGCCCGCTGTTGCAACCAGCCAGCTAA
- the hutH gene encoding histidine ammonia-lyase has protein sequence MKTLIIRPGKLQLSQLREVYQQPVKLQLPDSAYAAIDRSVACVERIVEENRTTYGINTGFGLLASTRIAREDLENLQRSIVLSHAAGVGAPTDDNLVRLIMVLKINSLSRGFSGIRREVIEALMALVNAEVYPHIPLKGSVGASGDLAPLAHMSLLLLGEGKARHQGEWLSADAALAKAGLKPLTLAAKEGLALLNGTQVSTAFALRGLFDAEDLYAAATVCGSLTVEAALGSRSPFDARIHDVRGQRGQIDAAAAYRHLLGERSEVSDSHRNCDKVQDPYSLRCQPQVMGACLTQIRQASEVLEVEANAVSDNPLVFAEQGDVLSGGNFHAEPVAMAADNLALALAEIGSLAERRISLMMDKHMSQLPPFLVDNGGVNSGFMIAQVTAAALTSENKALAHPASVDSIPTSANQEDHVSMAPAAGRRLWEMADNVRGIIAVEWLAACQGLDLRKGLHSTEGLEQARRLLREHVSYYDKDRFFAPDIEAASLLLAAGHLTALVPAALLPSQA, from the coding sequence ATGAAAACCTTGATTATCCGCCCAGGCAAACTTCAGCTATCGCAACTGCGCGAAGTGTATCAACAGCCGGTAAAACTCCAGCTTCCGGACAGCGCCTATGCGGCGATCGATCGCAGCGTGGCCTGCGTTGAACGCATTGTCGAAGAGAACCGCACGACCTACGGCATCAATACCGGCTTTGGTCTGCTGGCCTCGACGCGTATTGCGCGCGAGGATCTGGAAAACCTGCAACGTTCGATCGTGCTGTCGCACGCCGCCGGCGTCGGTGCACCAACCGACGACAATCTGGTACGGCTGATCATGGTGCTGAAGATCAATAGCCTGTCCCGCGGCTTTTCCGGCATTCGTCGTGAAGTGATCGAAGCGTTGATGGCATTGGTCAACGCCGAGGTCTATCCACACATTCCGTTGAAGGGCTCGGTCGGCGCATCGGGCGATCTGGCGCCGCTGGCGCACATGAGCCTGCTGCTGCTGGGCGAAGGCAAGGCGCGCCATCAGGGTGAATGGCTGAGCGCCGACGCCGCACTGGCGAAGGCCGGGCTGAAGCCATTGACGCTGGCGGCCAAAGAAGGCCTGGCGCTGCTGAATGGCACCCAGGTGTCTACCGCCTTTGCGCTGCGCGGCCTGTTTGATGCCGAAGATCTGTACGCCGCCGCCACGGTGTGTGGCAGCCTGACGGTGGAAGCGGCGCTGGGCTCGCGCAGCCCGTTTGATGCACGTATTCATGACGTACGCGGCCAGCGCGGTCAGATCGACGCCGCCGCCGCTTACCGTCACCTGCTGGGTGAACGCAGCGAGGTCTCCGATTCGCATCGCAACTGCGACAAGGTGCAGGATCCCTACTCCCTGCGCTGCCAGCCACAGGTGATGGGCGCCTGCCTGACGCAGATCCGCCAGGCCAGCGAAGTGCTGGAAGTTGAAGCCAACGCGGTGTCAGACAACCCGCTGGTGTTCGCCGAACAGGGCGACGTACTGTCCGGTGGCAACTTCCACGCCGAGCCGGTAGCGATGGCCGCAGACAATCTGGCGCTGGCGCTGGCGGAAATCGGCTCGTTGGCCGAACGCCGCATTTCACTGATGATGGACAAACACATGTCGCAACTGCCACCGTTCCTGGTGGACAACGGCGGGGTGAACTCCGGCTTTATGATAGCCCAGGTGACTGCCGCGGCGCTGACCAGTGAAAACAAGGCGCTGGCGCACCCGGCCAGCGTCGACAGCATCCCGACCTCGGCCAATCAGGAAGATCATGTGTCGATGGCGCCAGCCGCCGGTCGGCGACTGTGGGAAATGGCCGACAACGTACGCGGCATTATCGCCGTGGAATGGCTGGCCGCCTGCCAGGGGCTGGATCTGCGCAAAGGGCTGCACAGCACCGAAGGGCTGGAACAGGCACGCCGCCTGCTGCGCGAACACGTCAGTTATTACGACAAGGATCGTTTCTTCGCCCCCGACATTGAAGCCGCCAGCCTGCTGTTGGCGGCCGGTCATCTGACGGCGTTAGTCCCTGCGGCGTTGTTGCCAAGCCAGGCATAA